The genomic window CCCGGCCCGGCGGCCGCGCCCGCGGCCACCTCCGCGACGGCCGCGCCGGCCGGGACGGGTGCCTCGACCTCGACCTCGGCTTCCGCCTCCAGCTCGAGCAACTGCACCGCGCGCCGGCCCAGCTGGGCGACGATCGCGCCGGGCAGCCACGGTTCGACGCGTCCGGCCGGCGTGTCCTTCGGTGTCTCCTCCTCGGCGCTCTCGATCAGCGCAAGCACCTCGTCCAGCGACGGACGCTCCTCGGGCTCCTTGACCAGGCAGGCCGTCACCAGGGCGCGCAACCCGTCGGGCACCGCGTGCAGGTCGGGCGGCTCCTGGACGATGCGGAACATCTGGGCGTGCACCCCGCTGCTGGCCGCGCCGAAGGGCTGCAGCCCGGTGGCGGCGTAGGCGAGCACCGAGCCGAGGCAGAAGACGTCGCAGGCCGGGGTCACCCGGTCGCCACGCACCTGCTCCGGCGACATGAAGGCGGGGGAGCCGACCATCGCCCCGGTGTAGGTGAGCGTCGCAGAACCGTCGGCGACCGTCTCCAGCGCCCGGGCGATCCCGAAGTCGATCACCCGGGGGCCGTCGATGGTGATCATCACGTTCGACGGTTTGAGGTCGCGGTGCACCAGACCCGCGGTGTGGATGTCGGCCAGCGCGTGCGCGAGCCCGGCGGCCAGCACCCACACCGAACGCTCAGGCAGCGGCCCGTAGTCCTTGAGCACCTGCTGCAGGGAGGGGCCCGCGACGTATCCGGTCGCCACCCACGGGATCCCGGCCTCGGTGTCGGCGTCGAGCACCGGTGCGGTCCACGTGCCGCCCACCCGCCGCGCCGCAAGCACCTCGCGGCGGAAACGCGTGCGGAACTCCTCCTGTGCGGCGAGTTCCGCCCGTACCAGTTTCACCGCGACGGTGCGGCCCCGCTCCGAGCGGGCCAGGAAGACCCGGCCCATCCCCCCGGTGCCCAGCCTGCCGAGCAGCCGATATGCCCCGATCCGCTGCGGATCCTCCGCCCTGAGCTGCTCCATGTCGTCTCCCCCGCCGCTGTCATCGGCTCCCGAACCCCAGAGCGAAGAATATGCGTATGAACGCCAGGGGCTACCAGACGGTCTTTCACCGGAAGCCGCGACCTCCGTACGAGGCCACCGGGGCGGTACGCGGCACGGTTTCCGCCCGCCCGCGCCACGCGGTCCCGACCGCGCGCGGGGGCGGCGCCGGGCGTACCTCGCGCACGCACCGGCGCCACCCCGCCGCGCCTCGCCGTATCGTGTGCGGCGGACGTGCGGCGGGAACCCACCCGCAGCCGCGACGCGACAAGGAGACGGCATGGCGGAGGTCGGCGGTCCGGCCACGCCGGTGCGGCGCAGCAGCCTGCGCCAGCAGATCGCCGACGCCCTGCGCGACGAGGTGCTCACCGGCAGGCTCCAGGCCGGGCGGCACTTCACCGTCAAGGAGATCGCCGAGCTCTACGGCGTCTCCGCCACCCCCGTCCGCGAGGCGCTGGTCGACCTCGCCGCCCAGGGGCTGCTCGACGTCGAACAGCACCGCGGCTTCCAGGTGCGCAGGTTGACCGCGGCCGATTTCCGCTCGCTCAGCAAGGCCCAGCTCTTCATCGTCGAGGCCGCCTTCCGGCAGATGGCCGACCGCGGCATGGGCGACCTGCCGGCCGACGCGGTGGCCTCCGTACGCCGCCGCGCCGAGGCCGCCGCCCGCGCCGCCCAGTCCGGCAGCCTCGACGTGCTGGTCGGCTGCGACCTGCGCTTCTGGCGGGAGCTGACGGGCATCGGCGGCAACCCGCACATCTGCGAATTCCTGGACCGCATCCGCACCCAGACCTGGGTCTACGCGGTGCCGCACCTGCGCGCGCTCAGCGACCCCGCCGGCGTCTGCTGGGCCGGCCACGTCGACCTGGTGAACGCCGTCGCCGCCCGCGACACGGCCGCCGCGTACGCCCTGACGACCGAATGCGACGCCCATACCCGCGCCTTGATCGAGAAGCTGGCCCCCGCACGCTCCTGACGCGACGGGCGCGGCCGATTTACGCTGTACGCCCCCGACCGGATGGAGTGTTCGTGGCCTGCGACCTGTGGCTGGTGCCGCTGGTGGACGTGCTCTGCCACAGCCCGGAAAACCCGTTCTCCGAGGAACTCGCCCGCTACGACAAGGCCCTGAGCGACGCCGGGCAGCCGCCCGTCCCCGTTTACGCCTACATGCCCGGGCTGTCGGGCGACGTCGGACCCGTCGCCTGCTTCGACTACGACGCGCTGCACTTCCTGCGCCGCGCCTACCTGCTGAGCCTCCAGGGCCTGGAGGTCTCCCCGGTCGACGCGCTCGGCGGCGACTACGAGCAGCTGCTCGAGATGTTCGAGGGCACCGCCCAGCGCTCCCACCTGGTGTGGCACTACGACCACGCCGGCGCGTACGTGCCGCTGGACTTCCCGCAGCCCGTCGTCAACGACGAGCTGCTCGAAGGCGGCGGCCCGCTCGGCTCCAGCCACGGCCTGCTGCGCGAGCTGGAGTTCGTCGCCCCCGCGATCGGCATCGACCCCGCCAACCCGCCCCTCCCCCCGGCCCCCCCGTCCCGCCACACCACCCTGGAGGAGCCCGCCCTCCACCCCCCCACCGCCCTGTCCGGCCCCTTCGCCCGCGAACACCACGTCTGGCTGGGCCTCCACGCGGCAGCCACCCGATCCCTGGCCCAGGGCTCCATGATCGTCTTCAGCTGACCCGCCGGCCCCGGGGCACCTTTCCCCCGGCGGCGCGGTGTCCGGGGCTGCGCGCGGCGCCGCGCGGGTGGGGGGAGGGCGTGTGTGGGTGGGGCCGGCCCGGGCCCGCATGATTTCCGCCCGGTCGCCCCCGTGTAGCCGGGGAGCCGAAGGGCGCGCCGGCGTCGAAAGGGAGAACGCGCGGAGGCCCCCGAGGGACGAGGGGGTCGAGCACGATCGAGTGTCGACGCCGGATTTAAAGCGCCCGGAGGCGAGCCGGCGGCAATAAGGCAGTGGGCGGTGCCGAGTCGGTAGGGGGGTTCCATGGTGGGGTGCGGGTCCTGCCCGGGTGGGCCCGGTGGGGTGCGGCCCGTAGGGCGGTTCCCCCGCAGGGTGCGGGTGCTGCCCCGGGTGAGCCCAGCAGGGTGCCGGGCATGTAAGGCGTCCCCCCCACCGTGCTCGCCCCCCGGGCTTGCCCTCTTGGGCGGGGTGAGCGTGCGGGGGAGCCGTCTTCCGAGTTCGGTGCCGCATCAACTGCCTTTTTTGCCGCCGGCTCGCCTCCGGGCGCTTTTGATCCGGTGTCGACACTCGATCGTGCTCGGTCGCTCGTTCCTCGCGACCTCCGCGCGTTCTCCCTTTCGACGCCGGCGCGCCCTTCGGTTCCCCGGCTACCGGCGAGCCCGGGGTGGTTTTTTGGCGTGTCCGGGGGGAGGGGTGGCGCGCCCTTCGGTTCCCCAGCTACCGGCGAGCCCGGGGTGGTTTTTTGGCGTGTCCGGGGGGAGGGGTGGCGCGCCCTTCGGCTCACCGCCGACACGGGGTCGACCGGGGAAAGGTCGTGGGGGACGGGCTCAGCCCGAGACATGGGGGCGAACGCCGGCCGCGTCACCCCTGGCGGGGGTTCTCCGGGGGGCGTTGGCGGGGCATGTTCGGGCGGGTGCTCGGGTGGGGGAGGCGGGGGGAGAAGGGGGGCTCGGGGCGGGTGGGGGACCAGGCGGGGGACTGCGTACGCAAGGGCGGCGCGGACGTGCGGGAGCCGAAATCCAGCATCCAGTCCGCGGTTTCCATCCGCACCAGATCGGCAACGTCGTCGCAGAAGCGGCGCAGGATCGCCAGGCAGCGCTCGGCGGCCTCCGCCGCGGTGCCCTCCGTCGGGCCGAGGACCTCGCGGACGCTTTCCGACGCCCAGTCGAAGCGCAGCTGCTCAAGGCGCCGCTCGACGCTCTGCGCGGTGCCGACGTCGCGCATCCATCCCGCCGTCAGACCCAGGACGCGGTCCGCGGCCACGCACACCGTGGCCACCAGCAGCGCGAGATAGCCCCAGGCCACCGTCGCGCCGCCGGCGCCGGTCAGCTCGACCAGCGGCAGCGCCGCGCCCACCGCGGCGAACAGCGTGGCGCCGCAGCGCAGTGCGCGGGCGCCGCGGCGCTTCCACAGCCGGTCCCGCAGATACCAGTCGGCCGTACGCAGGGCGCCGGACTCCGCCCAGCGGTAGAGCTCTTCGAGGCGTTCCGCGGGCTCGCCCCAGTCGCCCAGCGGGAACGGCAGCGGCCGCAGGTCCTCTTGCTGGTGGTGCAGCGCCCGCCGCTCAGGCTCCTCCCGAGGGGCTTCCTCGGGAAACATGTCCGGCTGGCTCACTGCACGCTCCCTCGATGGCTTCCGGCGCTTCCGGGCCGTGATGAACGTCTCTTCTTAGCGCCGAACGGCTGAGCGTGGGGTGCGTGGGGCGGGATTTCCGCCCGTATGGGCTGCGTGATCAGGTATAGGCCGCGGATGCGGTCACCCGAAAGAGTGAGGGCGGCCGGTGGCCGCACGGGCCACTACCCTGGTGCGCGTGAAGGTCCTTGTCATCGGCGGCGGCGCCCGCGAGCACGCCCTGTGCCGTTCCCTGTCCCTCGACCCCGACGTGACGTCACTGCACTGCGCTCCCGGCAACGCCGGGATCGCCGAGGTGGCCGAGCTGCACCCGGTCGACGCGCTCGACGGTGCGGCGGTCGCCGGGCTCGCCGTCTCGCTCGGGGCGGACTTCGTCGTCGTCGGCCCCGAGGCCCCGCTGGTCGCCGGGGTCGCCGACGCCGTACGCGCGCGGGGCATCGACTGCTTCGGGCCCAGCAAGGAGGCGGCGGAGCTGGAGGGCTCCAAGGCCTTCGCCAAGGACGTCATGGCGACGGCCGGCGTGCCGACCGCCCGCTCCTACGTCTGCACGACCGCGGACGAGATCGACCGGGCGCTGGACGCCTTCGGCGCGCCGTACGTCGTCAAGGACGACGGGCTCGCGGCGGGCAAGGGCGTCGTCGTCACCGGTGACCTCGCAGGGGCGCGGGCGCACGCCCTCGCATGCGTGGCCGCGCCCGGCCGGGTGGTCATCGAGGAGTACCTGGACGGCCCCGAGGTCTCGCTCTTCGCCGTCACCGACGGCGAGACCGTCGTACCGCTGCAGCCCGCGCAGGACTTCAAGCGGGCGCTCGACGGCGACGAGGGTCCCAACACCGGCGGCATGGGCGCGTATTCGCCGCTGCCGTGGGCCGACCCGAAACTGGTCGACGAGGTCGAGCGGACCGTGCTCCAGCCGACCGTCGACGAGCTGCGGCGCCGCGGTACGCCCTTCGCGGGCCTGCTCTACGCCGGGCTCGCGATCACCTCGCGCGGGGTGCGGGTCATCGAGTTCAACGCCCGCTTCGGCGATCCCGAGACGCAGGTCGTCCTGGCCCGGCTCCGCACCCCGCTCGCCGGGCTGCTCAGGGCCGCCGCGACCGGGCAGCTCGCGGCGTTCCCCGCGCTGCGGTGGAGCGAGGGTGCAGCGGTGACGGTGGTCATCGCCTCCTACAACTACCCGGACACGCCGCGCACCGGTGATCCGATCACCGGTCTCGACGCCATCGCGGAGCAGGGTGACCACGCGTACGTCCTGCACGCCGGGACGCGGCGTGAGGACGACGGGCGCGTCGTCAGCGCCGGCGGTCGCGTTCTCTCGGTGACCGCGACCGGCGCGGACCTCGCAGTGGCCCGCGAGCGGGCCTACCGGGCGGTCGACCGCGTCGGCCTCGACGGCGGCCACCACCGTACCGACATCGCTGCGGCGGCCACGGGCGCGTAGCTTTTTTGGGGGGTACGCCAGGTGGGTGCCACCTGAGGTGGCGTGGCTTCCTCGGCGTCGTCGTGGCTGGTCGCTCCGTTTTCCCCCAGGCGCTTCGCCTGGGGGCACCCCCACGCGCCCCTGGGTGCCTGCCACCTGAGGTGGCGTGGCTTCCTCGGCGTCGTCGTGGCTGGTCGCTCCGTTCTCCCCCTGCGCTTCGCCTGGGGGCACCCCCAGGCGGCCCTGAGGTGGGTGCCATCTGTGGTGGCCTGTCGCCTGCGGCGTGTGCGTGGCTGGGCGCGCCTTCTTCCCCCAGCGCTTCACCCGCGGGCACCCCCACGCGGCCCTGGGGTGGTGGCCGCGCCTGCGGCAGCGCTGCGCGCGCCTCGGGGACCCGGGCCCCGGCCCCCCCGGGGGTGGTGGGAGGCGTACGTACTCGCTGGGAGTTCGGGGGGAAGCCACTCCAAGGAGTGATGCGTAGGCCGTATGGATGACTCGTTCGCGGGGGCGAACTAGGGTGCCGCGGAGGCGCACTGCGGGACATTGCGGCAAACAGCCGTACGGCCATTGCGATGTCGGTGGGCGGTGCGACAGTGGGGGGAGGCCGTCACCGGGGCGGTCACCACAGCGCAGGGGGTGAGCCGCCCGATGGCTGGAGAAGCAGGCGAGGCAGTGGCGCGGACCCGCGCGCTGGCGGTGCTGCGTATTCGCGGGGCCGCGGTCGGCGCGGTGCTGCTGCCCGCGGCGGCCGCGGTGGTGCTGCATGTGGCCGGTGCGACCGGCCGGCTCGGCGGTGGGGCGTGGGACGGGGTGCGGTGGGGACTGACGGGCGCCGCGCTCGTCGTGATCGCGGTGGCCGCGGCGGTGGCCGCCGTGATCGTACGGGCCCGGCCCGCCGTGAGCCCCGCGGTGGCGGTCTCCGCGACCGCGGCACCCGACCTGCACCGGATGGTCCAGGAGCTGGCGGAGAAGCTGCAGGTCCCGCTGCCCTCGGCGATAGAGCTGACGCCGGACTGCGACAGCTGGCTGGAGGACCGCAGGCCGGCCGCGGGTGAGGCGGACCGCCGCCCGGCCCCGGTGCTGGTGATCGGCTCACCGTTCCTGTGGTGGATGCGGGTCGCCGAGCTGCGGGCGCTGCTGGCCCCGGTGGTCGCCGGCACCGGTGCCGCGGCCGACCCGGAGATATACGCGGCCCGCCGGTTCGTACGGGGTCTGGACGCCGCGGTCGGCGTGGCCGGGCAGGGCAGGCAGCGGCGTTCGGTGCTGCTGCGGCCCGCGTACGGCGTCCTCGGCTGGGCCGCCCGGCTGCTGCTGCGCGGGTGCGGTCCGCACGTCGCCGAGATGGAGCGGGGTGTCGCCGCGTCCGCGTCCGAGCGGGCGCAGGCGGTCGACTACGGGCTGCGGATCGTCGCCCAGGAGCAGGTCGGGCTCGCCTACGCCGGGTGGGACCGGCTGCTGACCCGGGTCGCGCTGCCCGCCTGGCGGATGGGCCGCTGGCCGTCCCGGCTGGACGCCGGCGTGGTCGCCGCGCTGACCGAGCTCTCCCGCCGCGACCGGCTGGCCGACGGCTTCGAGACCAGGCTCGGCGAGCGGCCCGCCTGCGACCTGCTCGAAGAGCCAGGTGTCGTCGACGAGGCCGTGTCGCTGCTGGCGGCCCGCCTCTTCCACGGCGGCCCGCGCCGCACCGGCCCCGACTGGGCGCCGGTGAGCTGGGCGCGCTATCCGGAGGAGGTCGTGGACCGCATCTGGCGGGCGGAGGCCGCGCGCCTCATATGCGTGCTGGACGAAGTACGGCCGGGCCCCGCCCGCGCTTCCCTTCCCGCTGCGGAGGTGGAGGTGCCCGAGGTCGCCGGCGGTGACCTGGACGACATCGGGGGGCCGCCGCCGGCGCTCGGGTCGCGAGGGCGCGGGCTGCTGCTGGGCGGCCGTACGGTGCCGCGCACGGCGGTGGACCGCAGCGTGGTCCCGGCACTGCGGGACGAGCCGGGCCGGGCCACACTGGACCGGGTGATCGACCGGCTCGCGTCCGGGGGCAGCGAGGAACTGGCGGCGCGGATCGGGGCGTTGGTCGCGGCGGACGAGGCAGGGCGGGCTGCCGCTTCGACGGCCCCGGCGCCCCTACCGGCCCTGGGTGCCGGGGCGGCGGTGGAGATCACGACGCCGGTCTACCAGCTGCTGCCGCCCAGGACGGGACGGGAACTGCTCGCCGACCACGTCACCGCGATGGTGTGCTGCGCGGCCGTGGACACGGCCGGGGCGGGCGCCGGGCTCGACTGGCTGGACGGCCCCACCCTCGTCGTGGACGGCGCGCGCCGCAGCGACCTGGGGTGGCCGGTGCTGCGGTTGGTGGAGAACGGGGATGCGGCGCCCCTGCGGGCGTGGCTCTCGGCGATCGGGGTCCGGGCCGAGCAGACCATTCGTTTGGCTTAGGCCAAACGACGGGGGTTCGCCCTGCGGGGCGGCGCGCCGCTCCCCTGCGGGGGGCTGGCGCGTCTCGGGGGGTGCCACTTGCTGTGGCATTGCCTGCTGACCGCCGTCGTGGTTGCGCGCGCCGTTCCGCTGCCCTCTGCGGCCTGGTGAGCCCCATAGGGGCGCCGGCCGGGAGGGGCACCTGCCGTCGGAGGCGGACCACCGGGCGGTGGTCCGGGGCCCCGGGCCGCAGTGGTCCGGGGGCCGTGGGAGTCCGGGGGTCGTGGGGGTCGGGGCCGGATCGGAAATTCGTGCTGGGGGCCCATCAAATCGGTGCATATTTTCACCACGAACGGTGACAGCCGTGCCGCATTCTGTGATGTGCTTGCCTCGTACCGCACCATTGCCCCGCCGCCCGCGGTGGGGGGTGCGGTGGGGACGGAGGGGATGGGTGATGGCGGCGGATCAGATCAGGCGGTGGGAGTCCGGTGCGCTCGCGCACGGGGTGTCGGATCCGTTCGGCCAGGGGCCGTTGCCGTGGCTGCGGGGGGAGCCGGAGTATCTCGGGGACGACGGGCAGGTCGTGCCCTGGTACGTGGATCTGGCGGCGAGCAGCGGGGAGGCGCCGCGGCGGCCGCATCTGCCGGGGCCGCGGACCGCGGACGACGTGCGGCGGCAGATCAAGGGGTTCGCGTCGGCCGGGGCGGTGGCGCCGGGGGAGGCGATGGACTTCCGGATCACCGTGGACCCGCCGCAGGAGTTTACCGTCGACGTCTACCGGATCGGGCACTACGGCGGTGACGGCGCCGCGCAGGTCAGTGCGAGCCCCCGGCTGTCGGGCATCGTGCAGCCGGCGCCGCTCGCGGCGGGGAAGACGATCTCCTGCCACCACTGGTGGCAGTCCTGGCGGCTGCAGATCCCGCCGCACTGGCGGACCGGCGCCTACGTCGCGGTCCTCACCACCGTCGACGGCTACCGCAGCCACGTGCCGTTCACCGTGCGGGATCCGGCGGCCCACGCCGACCTGCTCCTGCTGCTGCCCGACGTGACGTGGCAGGCGTACAACCTGTATCCCGAGGACGGCAGGACGGGCGCCAGCCTCTATCACGCGTGGGACGGGGCGGGCCGGCTGCTGGGCGAGGAGGAGGCGGCCGGGACGGTGTCCTTCGACCGGCCCTACGCCGGCGC from Streptomyces sp. NBC_01198 includes these protein-coding regions:
- a CDS encoding serine/threonine-protein kinase, which gives rise to MEQLRAEDPQRIGAYRLLGRLGTGGMGRVFLARSERGRTVAVKLVRAELAAQEEFRTRFRREVLAARRVGGTWTAPVLDADTEAGIPWVATGYVAGPSLQQVLKDYGPLPERSVWVLAAGLAHALADIHTAGLVHRDLKPSNVMITIDGPRVIDFGIARALETVADGSATLTYTGAMVGSPAFMSPEQVRGDRVTPACDVFCLGSVLAYAATGLQPFGAASSGVHAQMFRIVQEPPDLHAVPDGLRALVTACLVKEPEERPSLDEVLALIESAEEETPKDTPAGRVEPWLPGAIVAQLGRRAVQLLELEAEAEVEVEAPVPAGAAVAEVAAGAAAGPGGGSGGGSSEGGSVPPGRTGKAPTAGAGQAAVLAAESVPGAGAGQVAPPPPGPGDGTSGAGGPREPAGPRRGRRGALVAVLALLAVTAGATTAYVVVHETGGGGAAAHAAPPATANPPAATSGTPTATPSATSTPSSTPTSAGATATKPTSKPTQTPTPTGAAGTTPATPVTVVAAPAGLVGTWQASYRTPPAIYDNRTLTVRANGSVELSGSRSDGTDTLYKCVWSMSVVSVGPPARLSPSLVTGDSPAGSCQAGTTTTTLTLIDDTHLQRDGVAGEKKPLTYYEKVS
- a CDS encoding SLATT domain-containing protein, translated to MSQPDMFPEEAPREEPERRALHHQQEDLRPLPFPLGDWGEPAERLEELYRWAESGALRTADWYLRDRLWKRRGARALRCGATLFAAVGAALPLVELTGAGGATVAWGYLALLVATVCVAADRVLGLTAGWMRDVGTAQSVERRLEQLRFDWASESVREVLGPTEGTAAEAAERCLAILRRFCDDVADLVRMETADWMLDFGSRTSAPPLRTQSPAWSPTRPEPPFSPRLPHPSTRPNMPRQRPPENPRQG
- a CDS encoding GntR family transcriptional regulator, with the protein product MAEVGGPATPVRRSSLRQQIADALRDEVLTGRLQAGRHFTVKEIAELYGVSATPVREALVDLAAQGLLDVEQHRGFQVRRLTAADFRSLSKAQLFIVEAAFRQMADRGMGDLPADAVASVRRRAEAAARAAQSGSLDVLVGCDLRFWRELTGIGGNPHICEFLDRIRTQTWVYAVPHLRALSDPAGVCWAGHVDLVNAVAARDTAAAYALTTECDAHTRALIEKLAPARS
- the purD gene encoding phosphoribosylamine--glycine ligase: MKVLVIGGGAREHALCRSLSLDPDVTSLHCAPGNAGIAEVAELHPVDALDGAAVAGLAVSLGADFVVVGPEAPLVAGVADAVRARGIDCFGPSKEAAELEGSKAFAKDVMATAGVPTARSYVCTTADEIDRALDAFGAPYVVKDDGLAAGKGVVVTGDLAGARAHALACVAAPGRVVIEEYLDGPEVSLFAVTDGETVVPLQPAQDFKRALDGDEGPNTGGMGAYSPLPWADPKLVDEVERTVLQPTVDELRRRGTPFAGLLYAGLAITSRGVRVIEFNARFGDPETQVVLARLRTPLAGLLRAAATGQLAAFPALRWSEGAAVTVVIASYNYPDTPRTGDPITGLDAIAEQGDHAYVLHAGTRREDDGRVVSAGGRVLSVTATGADLAVARERAYRAVDRVGLDGGHHRTDIAAAATGA